From Rutidosis leptorrhynchoides isolate AG116_Rl617_1_P2 chromosome 3, CSIRO_AGI_Rlap_v1, whole genome shotgun sequence, a single genomic window includes:
- the LOC139898204 gene encoding uncharacterized protein: MKEIGVSDVQSGAAVKSVAEKMKSAAYNLGLGFSNSPSKKLSNSSNEKKRPRLILSDSESGDELGERNATPQKVYKLGSDVVEDVDFRKKKRLMLDGKLNKHKSVGVLHRDDNGHEGCMLDKANKHKSVGVLHRNDIDHEEVDNGKESKRTNVRLSNKVKVVKNGNEKRKEGKIKGASYSEKQLLREKIKKMLFGAGWTIDYRPRRNRDYLDSVYISPGGSAYWSITKAYDALRKEEKNSSKAGTDFTPLPTEILNKLTRQTRKKAEKVEKSKLRVGNSGIIKKVKKKKSLRHVEKLEFSKSHKHKLSDGRFKEVSEDSDHYASDDLGKKTPRKDDLRRSRSRVDTNSTKSGKIGRLTLMGRGSNEGKILENSGVVTYSGKRTLLSWLIDSGVVSVGEKVEYMNLRRTRVMQNGWITEDGLHCDCCSKVITVSRFELHAGSKLGQPFQNLFVQSGKTLLQCLIDGWNKQKESERKGFYDVDVNGDDPNDDTCGLCGDGGDLICCDGCPSTFHLSCLDMKMLPQGDWHCPNCACKYCHKVGGHRTKAYGSRTKSSLSTCHLCEKKYHKTCSPEINDEPIDLNDLNFTFCGQKCQELYIRLQKLLWIKHELDSGFSWSLIHRSDPLPDASSVYYPQRVECNSKLAVAQSVMDECFLPIIDRRSGITVIHNVVYNCGSNFSRLNYSGFFTAILERGDEMICAASIRIHGAQLAEMPFIGTRNLYRRQGMCKRLFQAIESALSSLEVEKLIIPAVEEHMNTWTNAFGFSAIEKSQKQEMRSFNLLVFPGTDMLQKPLMNHEGNEKGKKGGEVHESSNPLTEKSELINESGNPTEPEIQSSENKSDPQFDTNVLKGTIHHNNDVTKGTASADSCSIVEVVDLQNENVTGIEITDACSIQPQVPNGASHGVVSTKASDGSQIVAATKDFVFIDAFSDSVMSNDNVTNAVSLKTNLQL; this comes from the exons ATGAAAGAGATTGGCGTATCTGACGTGCAATCAGGAGCTGCTGTAAAATCAGTTGCTGAAAAAATGAAATCAGCAGCTTATAATTtaggattagggtttagtaattcgCCTTCGAAGAAATTATCTAATTCGAGTAACGAGAAAAAAAGACCTAGACTTATTTTAAGTGATTCTGAGTCAGGTGATGAGTTAGGAGAACGAAATGCGACTCCTCAGAAAGTTTATAAACTCGGTTCAGATGTAGTTGAGGATGTCGATTTCCGAAAAAAGAAAAGATTAATGTTAGATGGTAAGTTAAATAAACATAAATCGGTCGGTGTGTTACATAGAGATGATAATGGTCATGAAGGATGTATGTTAGATAAGGCAAATAAACATAAATCGGTTGGTGTGTTACATAGAAATGATATTGATCATGAAGAAGTTGATAATGGGAAAGAATCAAAGAGGACTAATGTACGATTGAGTAATAAAGTGAAAGTGGTGAAAAATGGGAATGAAAAACGAAAGGAAGGTAAGATTAAGGGTGCTAGTTACAGTGAAAAGCAACTATTAAGGGAAAAGATTAAGAAGATGCTTTTTGGTGCTGGTTGGACGATTGATTATAGACCAAGACGAAATCGAGACTATTTGGATTCTGTTTATATTAGTCCTGGTGGAAGTGCGTATTGGTCTATAACAAAGGCTTATGATGCACTTCGAAAGGAAGAAAAGAATAGTTCAAAAGCTGGTACTGACTTTACTCCTTTGCCTACTGAGATTCTTAATAAGTTAACGAGGCAAACACGAAAAAAAGCTGAAAAGGTTGAAAAAAGTAAACTACGTGTAGGGAACAGTGGGATTATTAAAAAGGTGAAAAAGAAAAAGTCTTTACGACATGTGGAGAAACTTGAGTTTTCTAAGAGTCATAAGCATAAGTTATCAGATGGAAGATTTAAGGAAGTAAGTGAAGATAGTGATCACTATGCAAGTGATGATTTGGGCAAGAAAACGCCCCGTAAAGATGATTTGAGACGATCAAGATCAAGGGTTGATACTAattctactaaaagtggaaaaatTGGTAGACTTACTTTGATGGGTCGTGGTTCTAACGAGGGGAAAATTTTGGAAAATTCTGGAGTTGTTACTTATTCGGGAAAACGAACTTTACTCTCGTGGTTAATTGACTCGGGAGTGGTTTCTGTAGGCGAAAAGGTGGAATATATGAACCTTAGGAGGACACGGGTTATGCAAAACGGGTGGATAACTGAAGACGGGTTGCATTGTGATTGTTGCAGTAAAGTTATAACTGTTTCCAGGTTTGAGCTACATGCAGGAAGTAAACTTGGTCAGCCGTTTCAAAACTTATTTGTACAGTCTGGTAAGACATTGTTGCAGTGTCTGATTGATGGTTGGAATAAGCAAAAAGAGTCTGAAAGAAAAGGTTTTTATGATGTTGATGTTAATGGTGATGATCCTAATGATGATACGTGTGGTTTATGTGGTGATGGTGGGGATTTAATTTGCTGTGATGGTTGCCCGTCAACTTTTCACTTGAGCTGCTTAGATATGAAG ATGCTGCCCCAAGGTGATTGGCACTGTCCAAATTGCGCCTGTAAATATTGTCATAAGGTTGGTGGACATCGCACTAAGGCTTATGGTAGTAGAACTAAAAGTTCACTTTCAACATGCCACCTCTGTGAGAAAAAAT ATCATAAAACATGCAGCCCAGAGATAAATGACGAGCCTATTGATTTGAATGATCTGAACTTTACTTTTTGTGGGCAGAAGTGTCAagag CTGTATATCCGCTTGCAGAAGCTTCTCTGGATCAAGCATGAGTTGGATTCAGGATTCTCATGGTCTCTTATCCATCGATCCGACCCATTACCCGACGCTTCTTCTGTATATTATCCTCAAAGAGTCGAATGCAATTCGAAACTGGCTGTTGCACAATCAGTCATGGATGAATGTTTTTTGCCTATCATTGACAGAAGAAGTGGGATCACTGTAATTCATAATGTTGTGTACAATTGTGG ATCAAACTTTAGCCGGTTGAATTATAGTGGCTTCTTCACAGCAATTTTGGAAAGGGGAGATGAAATGATCTGTGCTGCATCTATAAG GATCCATGGGGCCCAACTAGCAGAGATGCCGTTTATTGGAACCCGCAATTTGTATAGACGCCAAGGGATGTGCAAACGGTTATTCCAGGCTATTGAATCA GCTCTTTCTTCTCTTGAAGTGGAGAAATTGATTATTCCTGCAGTTGAAGAACACATGAATACATGGACTAATGCTTTCGGTTTCAGCGCAATTGAAAAGTCTCAGAAGCAAGAAATGAGGTCTTTTAACTTGTTAGTGTTTCCTGGCACAGATATGTTGCAAAAACCGCTAATGAACCACGAAGGCAACGAGAAAG GCAAGAAAGGTGGTGAGGTACATGAATCCAGTAACCCCTTGACCGAGAAATCAGAATTGATTAATGAATCTGGAAACCCTACTGAACCTGAAATACAATCATCTGAAAACAAATCTGATCCACAATTTGATACCAATGTTTTAAAAGGTACCATACACCATAATAATGATGTCACTAAAGGAACTGCGAGTGCTGATTCTTGTTCAATAGTAGAAGTAGTTGATTTGCAGAATGAGAATGTTACTGGTATCGAAATTACTGATGCATGTTCGATTCAACCACAAGTTCCTAATGGTGCTTCACATGGCGTTGTTTCTACGAAAGCTTCTGATGGATCTCAAATTGTCGCCGCAACAAAGGATTTCGTTTTCATCGATGCATTTTCTGATTCTGTTATGTCAAATGATAATGTGACTAATGCTGTTTCTTTGAAAACCAACCTTCAATTGTAG